Proteins from one Oscillatoria nigro-viridis PCC 7112 genomic window:
- a CDS encoding diguanylate cyclase domain-containing protein: MESSSILDITSDRVSDPATNYRGNILIVDDLPDNLRLLSRTLSAHGYKVRCATTGAMAIRAAQSPWTELILLDIKLPDLDGYEVCKQLKSDEQTASIPIIFLSVLNETFNKVHGLAVGAVDYIAKPFEVEEVLARVETHLTIRRLQQSLQEQNLILLREKEERQRLEASLFAEKELAQVTLQSIGDAVITTNAQGNVRFFNPIAEQLTGWKAHEAKGLPLSTVFEIVNEVTRKPVENPIENALLEKRIVGLANHTILIARDGTEYAIENSAAPIRDYQGQIIGAVIVFHDVTESRNLARQLSWEASHDALTGLINRREFEQRLIEAIASVQDSNHQHAFCYLDLDKFKLVNDTAGHCAGDELLRQITTLLQKGVRANDTLARLGGDEFGLLLTKCPLYKAAQIAENLKHLVHQFRFIWDSKTFIIGVSIGVVAINQNSQDLREVMRAADAACYAAKGKGRNCVHVESQDDGELI; encoded by the coding sequence ATGGAAAGCAGTAGCATTCTCGATATAACTAGCGATAGAGTTAGCGATCCAGCTACCAACTACCGAGGCAATATTTTAATTGTTGACGATCTGCCTGATAACCTGCGTCTTCTGAGCCGTACTTTGAGCGCACATGGTTATAAAGTTCGCTGTGCCACAACAGGCGCAATGGCGATCCGAGCCGCCCAATCGCCATGGACGGAACTAATTTTACTCGACATTAAATTGCCCGATTTGGATGGCTATGAAGTTTGCAAACAATTAAAATCTGACGAGCAAACCGCAAGCATTCCGATAATTTTTTTGAGTGTTCTCAATGAAACTTTCAATAAGGTTCACGGGCTTGCTGTTGGTGCCGTAGATTATATTGCTAAGCCGTTTGAAGTCGAAGAAGTATTAGCTCGTGTCGAAACTCACCTAACCATCCGACGGTTGCAACAAAGCCTCCAAGAGCAGAATTTAATCCTCTTGAGAGAAAAGGAAGAACGCCAACGTCTCGAAGCATCCCTCTTTGCCGAAAAAGAACTAGCTCAAGTCACCCTCCAATCGATTGGTGATGCAGTTATTACTACAAATGCTCAAGGTAATGTGCGATTTTTCAATCCTATCGCTGAGCAACTGACAGGCTGGAAGGCTCATGAGGCTAAGGGACTCCCCCTGTCTACAGTCTTTGAAATTGTCAATGAAGTAACGCGAAAGCCAGTAGAGAATCCGATCGAGAATGCTCTGTTGGAGAAGCGAATTGTGGGCTTAGCTAACCATACTATACTCATTGCGCGCGATGGGACTGAGTATGCCATTGAGAACTCAGCAGCACCGATTAGAGACTACCAAGGTCAAATTATCGGGGCAGTCATCGTCTTTCATGATGTTACCGAATCGCGCAATCTTGCTCGTCAACTTTCTTGGGAAGCCAGTCACGATGCTCTGACGGGTTTAATCAACCGTCGAGAATTTGAGCAGCGACTAATTGAGGCGATCGCCTCTGTTCAAGATAGCAATCACCAGCACGCTTTCTGTTATTTAGATTTAGATAAGTTCAAACTCGTTAACGATACCGCAGGTCATTGTGCTGGCGATGAGCTACTGCGCCAAATCACTACACTTTTACAAAAGGGAGTCCGCGCTAATGACACACTGGCTCGCTTGGGAGGTGATGAATTTGGTCTTTTGCTTACTAAATGCCCCCTCTATAAAGCAGCTCAGATTGCGGAAAACCTCAAACACCTAGTGCATCAGTTTCGGTTTATTTGGGATAGCAAAACCTTTATCATCGGGGTCAGTATTGGAGTTGTTGCCATTAACCAAAATAGCCAAGATTTGAGGGAGGTTATGAGAGCGGCTGATGCAGCTTGTTATGCTGCCAAAGGCAAAGGTCGCAACTGTGTTCATGTTGAGAGTCAAGACGATGGCGAACTAATATAA
- a CDS encoding hybrid sensor histidine kinase/response regulator has protein sequence MITQFFETGGFMPHGHCYLWQRNLVGLHILSDGLIALAYYSIPIILIYFVRQRQDTPFQKVFFLFGAFIIACGTTHIMEIWTLWFPIYWVSGGIKAITALISIYTASELVFLIPSALAFPNPGQLIAANQTLEKEINERKRAENELKQIEVALRNSEEQFRNAFENASIGMAIVSLDGHWVQVNPALCQIIGYSSEELLGLTFQDITHPDDLDADLSHRDQLLAGTISSYQLEKRYFHKQGHIIWILLDGSIVQNEQGNPLHFIAQIQEITARKEAQKTLELQSVIMNNMGGGVCLIKASDLTIVYTNPKFDAMFGYAEGELAGQSVAVINYVDTEVTPDETVEDVVVKLDRDGEAQYEVYNKKKDGRLFWCRVHTSRFEHPEYGTVYVAVQEDVTELKQAEQALQATTNRLNFLLNYSPVVIFGCKPYGDYSATFMSENIKDVLGYESIDFLEDSEFWVHHLHPDDLERVINGLDNLFVNDFYFHEYRLRRSDGVYSWILVQLRLIRDPAGRPVEMLGYLIDISDRKQAELELQQAKEAAETANRAKSMFLSNMSHELRTPLNAILGFTQLMSYDPVLTPELQKDLAIVNRSGTHLLELINDILDLSKIESGKMTLSLSDFDIKFLLISLEEMLRMKAQLKGLKLIFDPEPNLPQFVHSDEKKLYQVLVNLLGNAIKFTHQGSVTLRVRSEQSDQTSCRLYFEVEDTGVGIAPAEVESLFKAFVQAEAGNKLNQGTGLGLAISQRYVQLMGSQIRVQSTLNQGSIFYFELEVKLPQAVCVASELLKQRVIGIAPGQPTYRILVVEDVEENRRLLVKLLTSVGFEVRQATQGVEALSLWESWSPHLIWMDLRMPIVDGYTATKRIREHPEGQETVIIALTASAFEADREKVLMAGFDDFMSKPFQESLVFDALAQHLGVEYIYTVVGKDSQKLFVDSLSAEDLAVMSSQWLEQMYQAAYYVDPEAMNELIKQIPASQSTLSSSLIDAVNNFNYDQIMELIQPLLPNPD, from the coding sequence ATGATTACACAATTTTTTGAGACTGGAGGATTCATGCCTCACGGTCACTGCTATCTCTGGCAAAGAAACTTAGTAGGATTACATATTTTATCCGATGGTTTAATCGCTTTAGCTTACTACTCCATCCCCATCATCCTAATCTACTTTGTGCGACAGCGCCAAGATACTCCATTTCAGAAAGTATTTTTTCTGTTTGGCGCCTTCATAATTGCCTGTGGTACAACTCATATCATGGAAATTTGGACGCTCTGGTTTCCTATTTATTGGGTTTCTGGAGGAATTAAAGCTATTACTGCTCTGATTTCTATATATACTGCATCTGAGCTAGTGTTTTTAATTCCCTCAGCCTTAGCTTTTCCTAATCCAGGTCAACTTATTGCGGCAAATCAAACCTTAGAGAAGGAGATCAATGAGCGCAAGCGGGCTGAAAACGAACTGAAACAAATTGAGGTGGCATTACGAAATAGTGAAGAACAGTTTCGCAATGCCTTTGAAAATGCGTCTATTGGAATGGCGATCGTTTCACTTGATGGGCACTGGGTTCAAGTCAATCCTGCCTTATGTCAGATTATTGGCTACTCCTCAGAAGAGTTGTTAGGGTTAACTTTCCAAGACATTACCCATCCTGATGATTTAGACGCGGATCTTAGTCATAGGGATCAACTATTAGCAGGAACAATTTCAAGTTACCAACTGGAAAAACGGTATTTCCACAAACAAGGACATATAATTTGGATTCTTCTTGATGGATCGATAGTACAAAATGAGCAGGGAAATCCCCTGCATTTTATTGCTCAGATCCAAGAAATTACCGCTCGAAAAGAAGCTCAAAAGACGCTAGAGCTTCAGAGTGTTATTATGAATAACATGGGAGGTGGAGTGTGTTTAATTAAAGCCTCAGATCTCACGATCGTCTACACCAATCCCAAATTTGACGCTATGTTTGGCTATGCAGAGGGTGAACTCGCCGGTCAATCTGTTGCTGTAATAAATTACGTCGATACAGAGGTTACACCCGACGAAACCGTTGAAGATGTTGTTGTTAAACTCGATCGGGACGGAGAAGCACAATATGAAGTCTACAATAAGAAAAAAGATGGAAGACTTTTTTGGTGCAGGGTTCATACCTCTAGGTTTGAGCATCCTGAATATGGAACTGTATATGTTGCGGTGCAGGAGGATGTGACAGAGCTCAAACAAGCTGAGCAAGCTTTGCAAGCTACCACAAATCGCCTCAACTTTCTCCTGAACTACAGCCCCGTCGTTATTTTTGGCTGTAAACCTTATGGCGATTATTCAGCAACGTTCATGAGCGAAAATATCAAAGATGTATTGGGCTATGAAAGCATTGATTTTTTAGAAGATTCTGAATTTTGGGTGCATCACTTACACCCAGATGATTTAGAACGAGTAATTAATGGCTTAGACAATCTATTCGTCAATGATTTTTATTTCCATGAATACCGTCTTCGTCGCTCAGATGGGGTTTATAGCTGGATACTCGTTCAACTCAGACTAATTCGAGATCCTGCAGGTAGACCCGTGGAAATGTTGGGATATTTAATTGACATTAGCGATCGCAAACAAGCCGAGTTGGAACTTCAGCAGGCTAAAGAAGCAGCAGAAACAGCAAACCGAGCCAAAAGTATGTTCCTGTCCAATATGAGCCACGAACTCCGTACTCCTCTCAATGCTATTTTGGGATTTACGCAATTGATGAGTTACGATCCTGTTCTGACTCCCGAACTCCAAAAAGATCTGGCGATCGTCAATCGTAGCGGCACACATTTATTGGAATTGATTAACGACATTTTAGATTTATCTAAAATTGAGAGCGGAAAGATGACACTCTCTCTTTCTGACTTTGACATAAAATTTTTGCTGATTTCTCTTGAAGAAATGTTGCGAATGAAAGCCCAATTGAAAGGATTGAAACTAATTTTCGATCCAGAACCCAATCTGCCCCAATTTGTGCATAGCGATGAGAAAAAACTGTATCAAGTCTTAGTCAATCTGCTCGGTAATGCGATTAAGTTTACTCATCAAGGAAGCGTAACCTTACGAGTAAGATCGGAACAGAGCGACCAAACGTCCTGTCGCCTATATTTTGAAGTTGAGGATACTGGAGTGGGAATTGCTCCAGCAGAAGTTGAGAGCTTATTTAAGGCGTTCGTGCAAGCTGAAGCTGGGAATAAATTGAATCAAGGTACTGGTCTAGGTCTAGCTATCAGCCAAAGATATGTCCAACTCATGGGTAGTCAGATTCGGGTTCAAAGCACCTTGAATCAGGGCAGCATTTTTTACTTTGAACTTGAGGTAAAGTTACCTCAAGCAGTCTGCGTTGCCTCAGAATTGCTTAAACAAAGAGTGATTGGTATAGCTCCAGGACAACCAACTTACCGCATTCTTGTGGTTGAAGATGTAGAGGAAAATCGCCGCTTGTTGGTCAAACTCCTTACCTCAGTAGGTTTTGAGGTGCGCCAAGCAACACAGGGAGTTGAAGCACTATCCCTGTGGGAAAGTTGGTCCCCACACCTGATTTGGATGGATCTGCGAATGCCGATCGTGGATGGCTACACAGCTACCAAACGCATTAGAGAACACCCTGAGGGACAAGAGACTGTCATTATTGCTTTAACTGCCAGTGCTTTTGAAGCCGATCGAGAGAAAGTTCTTATGGCTGGTTTTGACGACTTTATGAGCAAGCCATTTCAGGAAAGCCTCGTCTTTGACGCACTCGCTCAACACTTGGGAGTAGAGTACATTTACACAGTTGTAGGAAAAGATTCCCAAAAACTATTTGTTGATTCTTTATCTGCAGAAGATCTAGCCGTGATGTCCTCTCAGTGGTTAGAACAAATGTATCAAGCTGCCTACTATGTTGATCCTGAAGCCATGAACGAGCTAATCAAACAAATTCCCGCATCTCAATCAACCCTTTCCAGTTCGCTAATTGATGCTGTCAATAACTTTAACTATGACCAAATTATGGAGTTAATTCAACCTCTGCTCCCGAATCCAGATTAG
- a CDS encoding Uma2 family endonuclease translates to MTAITLNLNSIIKLTSEQFYQLCEENPDLKLERSANGELIAMPPTGGETGRSNSKFNLQIGLWNEQTQLGEAFDSSTGFTLPNGADRSPDASWVEKSRWSALTPEQREKFIPLCPDFAVEILSPTDSLKKTQEKMQEYMENGCRLGWLINRKKREVEIYRPGQDVEVLQSPLTLSGENVLPGFILNLPKIWN, encoded by the coding sequence ATGACTGCTATAACCTTAAACCTCAACTCCATTATAAAACTAACTTCCGAACAGTTTTACCAACTGTGCGAAGAAAACCCCGATTTAAAATTAGAACGCAGCGCCAACGGAGAATTAATCGCCATGCCGCCAACCGGAGGAGAAACGGGAAGAAGCAACTCAAAATTCAACTTACAGATTGGACTTTGGAACGAACAAACCCAACTCGGTGAAGCCTTTGATTCCTCCACAGGATTTACTCTGCCCAATGGCGCCGATCGCTCTCCCGATGCGTCTTGGGTAGAGAAATCCCGCTGGTCAGCTTTGACGCCCGAACAAAGAGAAAAATTTATCCCGCTTTGTCCCGATTTTGCTGTGGAAATTCTCTCCCCAACTGACAGCCTAAAAAAGACTCAGGAAAAAATGCAAGAATATATGGAAAATGGCTGCCGTTTGGGTTGGCTGATTAACCGCAAAAAACGCGAAGTTGAAATTTATCGCCCCGGTCAAGATGTGGAAGTTTTACAATCTCCTCTCACCCTTTCTGGGGAAAATGTTTTGCCGGGATTTATTCTCAATTTGCCAAAAATTTGGAATTAG
- a CDS encoding Uma2 family endonuclease, producing the protein MTAITLNLNSIIKLTSEQFYQLCEANPDLKLERNANGELIVMPPTGGETGKSNSTANAQIWTWNDRTELGEVFDSSTGFTLPNKADRSPDVSWVEKSRWSALTPEQREKFIPLCPDFVIELVSPSDSLKKSQEKMQEYMENGCRLGWLINRKKREVEIYRPGQDVEVLQSPLTLSGENVLPGFVLSLPKIWN; encoded by the coding sequence ATGACTGCTATCACCTTAAACCTCAATTCCATTATCAAACTAACTTCCGAACAGTTTTATCAACTGTGCGAAGCAAACCCGGACTTGAAACTTGAACGGAACGCCAACGGAGAATTAATTGTCATGCCCCCAACCGGAGGAGAAACAGGAAAAAGCAACTCAACAGCGAATGCTCAAATCTGGACGTGGAACGATCGAACTGAACTCGGAGAAGTGTTTGATTCCTCCACAGGGTTTACTCTGCCCAATAAAGCCGATCGCTCTCCTGATGTCTCCTGGGTAGAAAAATCCCGCTGGTCAGCTTTGACGCCCGAACAAAGAGAAAAATTCATCCCGCTTTGTCCCGATTTTGTCATTGAATTAGTCTCGCCCAGCGACAGTTTGAAAAAAAGTCAGGAAAAAATGCAAGAATATATGGAAAATGGCTGCCGTTTGGGTTGGCTGATTAACCGCAAAAAACGCGAAGTTGAAATTTATCGCCCCGGTCAAGATGTGGAAGTTTTACAATCTCCTCTCACCCTTTCTGGGGAAAATGTTTTACCTGGGTTTGTGCTCAGTTTGCCAAAAATTTGGAATTAA
- a CDS encoding tetratricopeptide repeat-containing S1 family peptidase, protein MNVNFSRYDTLTTLLAGTTAALTIIISQSAIAKTPQEVANIAGPLTVQINSSLGDGSGVIIAKTGKTYTVLTVNHVVEKPDLKYTVRTSTGKNYQATSVTGLQTAETEADLAVVKFESPEEYPVATIADSDTAVIGTQIFVYGYPATGGLFGAEREPELSPGLVTSRPRNRPEGYTLRYQAVTWSGMSGGPVFDSDGRVIGLHGQGEFGFAQTSSGEVAPIKTGFNAAVPINTFMAKLAAAGMNKSDLKVDNSRPTAVPLSTLNPKDAPAFYFRGLSRLDRGEALDAIADFNKALAFKPNYTPELYFNIGNARTLYAALLDPALDNGRYPNPIEAYTNAIEANPGFADAYYNRALAYLDQKNQPKAIADFQKAAELYKQGGRTSAYQDALNRIKQLQ, encoded by the coding sequence ATGAACGTAAATTTTTCCCGTTACGACACCTTGACCACCTTGCTAGCAGGGACTACGGCTGCCCTAACCATAATCATCAGCCAAAGTGCGATCGCCAAAACTCCCCAAGAAGTCGCCAACATTGCCGGGCCGCTGACAGTACAAATTAACAGTTCCCTCGGAGACGGTTCTGGGGTAATTATTGCCAAAACAGGCAAAACTTACACAGTTTTAACAGTCAACCACGTCGTAGAAAAACCCGATCTCAAATACACAGTTCGCACCTCCACAGGCAAAAACTATCAAGCAACCTCTGTCACCGGGCTGCAAACAGCCGAAACAGAGGCGGATTTAGCCGTAGTCAAATTTGAAAGCCCCGAAGAATATCCAGTCGCGACGATCGCCGATTCCGACACAGCCGTCATCGGCACTCAAATCTTCGTTTACGGCTATCCCGCTACCGGCGGACTTTTCGGCGCCGAACGAGAACCAGAACTCTCTCCCGGACTCGTTACCAGCCGCCCGCGCAACCGCCCGGAAGGTTACACTTTGCGGTATCAGGCCGTAACTTGGAGCGGCATGAGCGGCGGCCCAGTTTTTGACTCCGACGGCCGAGTCATCGGTTTACACGGACAAGGGGAATTCGGTTTCGCGCAAACCAGTTCCGGCGAAGTCGCCCCAATTAAAACTGGATTTAATGCAGCAGTTCCGATCAATACTTTTATGGCGAAACTGGCGGCGGCGGGAATGAACAAATCCGATTTGAAAGTAGACAATTCTCGCCCCACCGCAGTTCCCCTATCCACCCTCAACCCAAAAGACGCCCCAGCCTTTTATTTTCGAGGACTTTCGCGGTTAGATCGAGGAGAGGCTTTGGACGCGATCGCCGATTTCAACAAAGCACTCGCTTTCAAGCCCAACTACACCCCTGAATTGTATTTTAATATCGGCAATGCCCGCACTTTATACGCCGCCCTACTCGATCCCGCATTGGACAACGGCCGCTATCCAAACCCTATTGAAGCATACACGAACGCGATCGAAGCCAATCCCGGTTTTGCCGACGCCTACTACAACAGGGCTCTAGCCTACCTAGATCAAAAAAACCAACCGAAAGCAATTGCCGACTTTCAAAAAGCAGCAGAACTTTACAAGCAAGGCGGCAGAACGAGTGCCTATCAAGACGCGCTCAACAGAATCAAACAATTGCAGTAG
- a CDS encoding tetratricopeptide repeat-containing S1 family peptidase, which produces MNINFSRYDTLTTLLAGTTAALTIVINQPAIAKTPQEVASIAGPLTVQINSSLGDGSGVIIAKKGKTYTVLTVNHVVEKADVKYTVRTSIGKNYQATSVTRLQIAETDPDLAVVKFESPEDYPVATIADSDLAVIGTQIFVYGYPATGGLFGAEREPELSPGLVTSRPGKRPEGYTLRYQAVTWSGMSGGPVFDSEARVIGLHGQGEFGFAQTSSGEVAPIKTGFNAAVPINTFIAKLVAAGINKSELKVDNTPASSGPVSTANPQDAQAYYFRGLSRLDQDNPSGAIEDFNKALTFKPNYTPELYFNIGNARTLIASIETTRAPSAIQAYTQAIEANPGFADAYYNRALAYLDNKNQPKAIADFQKAAELYKQGGRTSAYQDALNRIKQLQ; this is translated from the coding sequence ATGAATATAAATTTTTCTCGCTACGACACCTTAACCACCCTGCTAGCAGGAACTACCGCAGCCTTAACCATAGTCATCAACCAACCCGCGATCGCCAAAACCCCCCAAGAAGTCGCCAGCATTGCCGGGCCGCTGACAGTACAAATTAACAGTTCCCTCGGAGACGGTTCTGGGGTAATTATTGCCAAAAAAGGCAAAACTTACACAGTTTTAACAGTCAATCACGTCGTAGAAAAAGCAGACGTGAAATACACAGTTCGCACGTCGATCGGCAAAAACTATCAAGCAACCTCCGTCACCCGCTTGCAAATCGCCGAAACAGACCCGGATTTAGCCGTAGTCAAATTTGAAAGCCCAGAAGACTATCCAGTCGCGACGATCGCCGATTCCGATCTCGCCGTCATCGGCACTCAAATCTTCGTTTACGGCTATCCCGCTACGGGCGGACTTTTCGGCGCCGAACGAGAACCAGAACTCTCTCCCGGACTCGTTACCAGCCGCCCTGGCAAACGCCCGGAAGGTTACACTTTGCGGTATCAAGCCGTAACTTGGAGCGGCATGAGCGGCGGCCCAGTTTTTGACTCCGAAGCCCGAGTCATCGGTTTACACGGACAAGGCGAATTCGGTTTCGCCCAAACCAGTTCCGGCGAAGTCGCCCCGATTAAAACCGGATTTAACGCAGCAGTTCCCATCAATACATTTATCGCCAAGCTGGTGGCGGCGGGAATAAACAAATCCGAGTTGAAAGTAGACAATACTCCCGCAAGCAGCGGCCCGGTATCCACCGCCAATCCGCAAGACGCCCAAGCTTATTATTTTCGAGGACTTTCGCGGTTAGATCAAGACAATCCTTCGGGGGCGATCGAGGATTTCAACAAAGCACTCACTTTCAAGCCCAACTACACTCCCGAATTGTACTTCAACATTGGCAATGCCCGCACTCTGATCGCCAGCATCGAGACAACCCGCGCGCCCAGCGCTATTCAAGCATACACGCAGGCGATCGAAGCCAATCCCGGTTTTGCCGACGCTTACTACAACCGAGCTTTAGCTTACCTGGACAACAAAAACCAACCGAAAGCAATTGCCGACTTTCAAAAAGCAGCAGAACTTTACAAGCAAGGCGGCAGAACGAGTGCCTATCAAGACGCGCTCAACAGAATCAAACAGTTGCAATAA
- a CDS encoding type II toxin-antitoxin system death-on-curing family toxin codes for MVLSIHARQIERFGGTPGVRDESLLESALAQPQATFGGQFLHSTISEQAAAYLYHIAMNHPLIDGNKRTAFAVTDTFLRLNGCTLNLTDDRAYDLVMRVARGTMTKEELSTEFESCIV; via the coding sequence ATGGTTTTAAGTATCCACGCCAGACAGATAGAAAGATTTGGCGGCACTCCCGGCGTCAGAGATGAAAGCTTGTTAGAGTCGGCTTTGGCTCAACCGCAAGCAACTTTTGGGGGTCAATTTTTGCATTCAACGATTAGCGAACAAGCTGCCGCCTATCTCTATCACATAGCCATGAATCATCCCTTGATTGACGGCAATAAACGAACGGCTTTTGCCGTGACAGATACCTTTTTGCGTTTGAACGGTTGCACTCTGAATTTGACGGACGATCGAGCATATGATTTAGTCATGCGAGTCGCACGGGGAACGATGACTAAGGAAGAATTAAGCACCGAGTTCGAGTCATGTATTGTTTAG
- the cobA gene encoding uroporphyrinogen-III C-methyltransferase has protein sequence MKNHKGKVYLVGAGPGDCNLMTVRSHKLLSQAEVLIYDALIDIPQLELIPATCRKIEVGKRGGKPSTQQQEINRLLVEHCKLGKQVIRLKSGDPFIFGRSSSEIQALITAGCDFEVIPGISSALAAPLLAGIPLTDPVMSRCFAVMSAHEPDALEWEALVQIETLVILMGGRNLSDIIWQLQKHGRSPETPIAIIRDCGRPEQQIWLGTLSNIVQQTAGQSLSPCAIVIGEVVRLREYLIHPKSTNMIDTPVTTNNSQLPLAGQTILVTRSASQSAEFSDRLQQQGARAIEMPALVIGPPSSWEPLDSAIAQLSSFHWLILTSHNAVDCFFQRLQAKGKDARSLFGIKIAVVGKKTAESLRSHSLQPDFIPPNFVADSLVENFPWQGGHGGTAPTNCKILFPRVESGGREVLVKEFTAKGAQVIEVPAYQSCCPETIDPIALSALQNQAVNIITFASSKTVHNFCNLIEKIPELSLSKDWLENVCIASIGPETSKSCQKLLGKLDVEAKEYTLDGLTEAIVEWTQARL, from the coding sequence GTGAAAAACCACAAAGGGAAAGTTTATCTAGTCGGTGCAGGGCCCGGAGATTGTAACTTGATGACAGTGCGATCGCACAAACTGCTATCCCAAGCCGAAGTCTTAATCTACGATGCTCTCATCGACATCCCGCAACTCGAATTAATCCCAGCAACTTGTCGGAAAATCGAAGTCGGGAAACGCGGCGGCAAACCTTCCACCCAGCAGCAAGAAATTAACCGTTTGCTGGTAGAACATTGCAAACTAGGAAAACAAGTAATCCGCTTAAAAAGCGGCGATCCGTTTATTTTTGGTCGTTCTAGTTCCGAAATTCAAGCCTTAATCACAGCGGGCTGCGACTTTGAAGTAATACCCGGAATCTCCTCCGCCTTAGCCGCACCTTTACTAGCAGGAATTCCCCTCACAGATCCGGTAATGAGTCGCTGTTTTGCAGTGATGAGCGCCCATGAACCCGATGCTTTGGAATGGGAAGCATTAGTGCAGATAGAAACTTTGGTAATATTGATGGGAGGGCGCAATTTAAGCGACATAATTTGGCAATTGCAAAAACACGGACGATCGCCCGAAACTCCGATCGCCATTATCCGAGATTGCGGCCGCCCCGAACAGCAAATTTGGCTGGGCACTCTCTCAAATATTGTACAGCAAACAGCAGGTCAATCTCTATCGCCTTGCGCGATCGTAATTGGGGAAGTAGTTAGATTGCGCGAATATTTAATCCATCCAAAAAGCACAAATATGATCGATACACCAGTCACCACTAATAACAGCCAATTGCCGCTAGCAGGACAAACAATTTTAGTCACCCGATCGGCTTCTCAGTCGGCTGAATTTAGCGATCGACTCCAGCAACAAGGAGCTCGCGCGATCGAAATGCCCGCCTTGGTAATTGGGCCACCTTCGAGTTGGGAACCATTAGACAGTGCGATCGCACAATTGTCAAGCTTTCACTGGTTAATTCTCACTTCCCACAACGCTGTAGACTGCTTTTTTCAACGATTACAAGCAAAAGGCAAAGACGCCCGCAGCTTGTTTGGTATTAAAATCGCAGTTGTCGGGAAAAAAACAGCAGAAAGTTTGCGATCGCACTCTCTACAACCAGACTTTATTCCCCCCAACTTTGTCGCCGATTCCCTAGTCGAGAACTTCCCCTGGCAGGGCGGGCACGGGGGCACCGCCCCTACAAACTGCAAAATCCTATTTCCGAGAGTAGAAAGCGGCGGCAGAGAAGTTTTAGTTAAAGAATTCACCGCCAAAGGAGCGCAAGTAATAGAAGTGCCAGCTTACCAATCTTGCTGTCCCGAAACAATCGATCCGATCGCCCTCTCTGCACTCCAAAATCAAGCCGTAAATATCATAACATTTGCCAGTTCCAAAACCGTACATAACTTCTGCAATCTTATAGAAAAAATCCCCGAATTGTCGCTGTCTAAGGATTGGTTGGAAAACGTTTGCATCGCATCCATCGGCCCGGAAACTTCCAAAAGCTGTCAGAAATTATTGGGTAAGTTAGATGTGGAAGCCAAAGAATACACCTTAGATGGATTGACTGAGGCGATCGTTGAATGGACACAAGCGAGGTTGTAA